The genomic DNA GGGCTTTAGTCAGAACCAGGTTTCTGCGAGCTTCCAGAACCTTTGCTTTCCTCTCCTGGCGTTCTTGCTCATGCTTCTTGTGTTCTTCCCTGGTGTGGACATGGCTGTAAGTAAGCTAACTCTGCTTACGCACTTCTTCAGAGAACTATTTTCTTCAGATTGCCCCGAGGTTTCAGCTTTCCCTTGCGTGGCTTGTAGTTGAGGGGACGAGACAAGCCTGCCTGGAGATCAAACACTGGTTTCTTACTAGAGCCTGGAGTCTGTGCTACTTCAGCGTCAGCTTGAATGGGGTAATAACTGCAGTGGTAGAATTCCTCTCTGTGGTCCAACTTAGGGGTCGTGAACACAGCCTGGCCTTTTGAAGCACTCCCAGGTGGGGTCGGTCACACGTGGAGACTTTGTTGTTctgaggttttgcttttcttgattCTATAAATAGTAGGGTCACTTCTTTCCTCAGAATGATCCTGGAAGTTAGGAACTCCACAGACTGTCTTGTGCCTCTTTCTTGCTTTGGTGACATAACTGGTTCCTTCAGCTTGCCCCTCACAGTTAATTTGTATCTCTGTCTCAGCACAGGAGACTGCAGAAGACTGATTCTCAGCTGATTTTTACCTTTTCCCCCCTTGTTTCTGGATTCAGGTGGGCTTTCAAGGCTCTTAACTTGTCTGCCCTCAGGTTAGCCCGGAGGCCCAGCCTTTTGGCTAAATTTTGCAGGTCACTGTACTTGAAGGAGTCCAGCTCCTCTGCAGAGGGGACGGTCATCACATTCTACAATCCTGGCGACACCCAGAAAAGCAGCCAGACAACTCAAACAGCACTGATCAAAACTGGTGGCTGAGTCATGTGCCGCTAAGATGTTCTGCACTGCTGTTTACATGGACACTTTGTGCGGGATCAGGATCAACTGAACCACTGTTGTCAGGGGACTGTAAAGCATGGAACTATGAATTGCTTCGGTAATAACTGTGGTAGCTTTACCATAGGCTTCCTTGAGTAGAGAAATCCCTTTAAATTATGACTGGAGAATGGGTGAGGGATGAGTAGTAAATGCTGATGTCTCCTGTACATGACAGCATGGGAGTTTTTCACTGAGACTTTACATTCACATGAAGTTTTCATGGTTTGACAATAAACGTTAAGAATGGCCATACTTAAGGTGCAGACTTTTCTGTAGCAAGACTGAATGTGTTCTTCCTTGCTTTAGACCTGAAGAGTTTTCTTCCTATTGTATTTAACTGGTAGAATAATGcatgagaaaaatcataaaaacttgaatattttatttgtgcagatatctttttttttttttttttttggttgtatttttcgagacaaggtttctctgtgtagccctagctgtcctagaattcactctgtagactatgctggtctctaactcaacagtgattctcctgcctctgcctgctgggatcaacttttagtttttataaaaaaactggcaaccttttaaaaaattgaaaaacctttagccaggcatggtggcacgtgcctttaattccagtacaaAGGAGGCAGAACATATAGATCttttgagtttgatgccagcctggttgATAAGTAGCTTCTAAGCCagtcagggctagagagagagagagagacagagagagagagagatagattaGAGACTTTTAAAGTTTTCTGATGTAATtgagtcaagaccagcctgctggTACACagtagaccctatctcaaaacaccagaagggggtggagggaggtggTAACCAGTCGTAATTATCACTTGGAACTTCAAGGAGTTAGGTCCGCCTGTGTGGTACGTGGTTCAGTTGTACTTAGCGGCTTTTCCCTACATTGCAGGTCATGTATATCAGAGGTGCTGCTGCTCATAAGGAACAGCGTTAGCAGGATCCCAAGGTGCAGTGTCATCTGTTGTGATTGAGTTTGAAGATCCCTGCAGGGTCAGGAACAAACCAGCTTTCCCATAAGTCATTGTGAACACTCGGGAAGTCCCAGGGCTTATGTCTTCCATTCCAGTGGAGTAGTTTAGCTTCCTGCAGGAAGTGCTCCGAATATCTTGCATCAGGATTCCAGCCTTCAGTGTGCGGAGGAAGACAGGCTTGTTAGTGAGTACAGTTTATATGGAACATTGGGTATAGTCTCACGATAAAAGCCCCTCGTTAGTCACACCTCTGCCAACCTCACCCGGGTGGTACTACGGCCCACACAGCTGATAAATAAACCAAAGGGTTAGACGGTGATTGCTTAACACTGCCATTCCTCGGAGTAGTCTACCATACTCTGAGCATATcctcaccaggcggtggtggcgcacaccttctaatcccagcactcgggaggcagaagcaggtggatctctgagttcgaggccagcctggtctacagagcgagttccgggatggccagggctacagagaatccctggggtggggtgggggatatgTATCCTCTGCTGTTAAGTTTCTGTTGGTAACTGAAACTCCATTGAGTAGAGAAATGAGCGGCGGATGCTGCTCTCCTGCCCTCCAGCAACAGCAGAGTCTGCTTTTGTCATTAGCACAAGGGATTCCCTTCCTCGGAAAGATCATGACCACCTTGCATGTCAGTAGTTGGCACTTCGACAGGTGTGATTCTGCCTCTGCTCTAGGATCATAAAGtgcttttcccctttccttattCGCACAATAAGTATCTGTGTTCTCTGTGCATGTCTGGAAGGCCAAAGTTGACACAGGTTTCTTACAGTATTGAAACAAAGATCTCTCACTTcaacccagagcttgccaataTGGCTGaactagctagccagcttgccccaaGAACCCTGTCTCTGccccgagtcctgggattgcTGGCTTTGTGTTGCTTTTACAAGGGTCCCTGGGATCCAAATTGTTCTCATGCTtacatgcaagtgtgtgtttgttttggttttttgagacaggagttctctctgtagccctggctgtcctgaaactcactttgcagaccaggttggccttgaactcactgagatcctcctgtctgtgcctccccggtgctggctgggattaaaggcgtgtgccacccccacCTGGCATGtcaagtgcttttatccactgagccataccccagccCAGCTTCACACGGCTGCTCTTAGAATTACTGACCTCACTTTGGTGGGATTTTGTGTATATAGAAATGGTGAGATTTGACTTAATAGCACTAAAGTGCCAACTATTTAAGGCCATTGTACACATCACACACCAGTAGGCTCTGCCCACACTGTTGTGTAGAACATTGCGGAGTGCAAATTCTATGCTAAGCATCAGTCcataagcttttttttctttctttcctttctttggtttttcaagacagggtttcttggagcctgtcctggaactcactctgtagaccaggctggcttcgaactcagagatccacctgcttctgcctcctgagtgctgggattaaaggcgtgcaccaccaccacccagcttttttttttttttaatttcatgttcattgcctgtatatctgtgtgaaggtgtcggatcccttggaactagaattacagaaagttttaagctgccatgtaggtactgggaattgaacctgggtcctcttaaagggcagtcagtgctcttaactgctgagccacctctccagcccaggttcATAAGCTTTCCACGAATCCTAGAGTGTACTATCTTGCAGCTAAAGATAGCAGCTGTATTTGCAGATTCGGAGCCTGAGAGTTAAGGAGGTGGGGTGGACAAGGTCACCCCAAGGGTTTGAAGCCCTAGGCTATAGGTAGCCTGGTGGTGGTCAGTAGGTACAGCATACACTTCCCTTGTTTCCTGGCAGTACTTACCCAGGTGCCGTATGTGCCACAGAGGGTTGATGGTGGAATACTTGCCGTGAAACACAATCAGCATAGGGGAGGTAGCCACTCCTCCTCCCAGAGAGCTGCTGTAGAGGTTTTCTCTAAGACgtgagatagaaagagaaaataccGAGTAAATGCTAATACGGCCCTTCAGAACAAGACGTAAGGTTTTCCTCTTTCACTTTTCCCCAACTTTTCACTTTTGGCTTGGGATCTTTGTTGTTAGAAACAGTCTCATGGAGAGCAGATTGGCCGTGAAATCCCTATATTGCTGAGGACAACCTTGAATCAAGCCTGCGCGCCTTCACTGACACGTGCTGGGGTGAAGGTGTGCACTGCCGCACCCACCTTCCAAtgtggattttgttgtttgtttttttttttaatttttaaaattatcaaactttaaaatacagaaaaccaGGAGCCTCCCATACACATCATGTAGAGTCACAGTCTCCCATGGACATGATCCAGAGTCACACCCTTCCGCGTGTACCACCTAAGGTCACACTCATTTACATAAGgccacacacactcacgcatgtcACCCAGATTCACAGGGTTAATTCTTGTTACTATCTTGTCACTCTCAAGGATTTTATGATAGGCACAGAAGATCAAATTCTGATCCTGTATCATTTCTAACTTCTCACAGGTTCGGTGTTAGGATGGTATTAAGTAAGGTACAGatcaaggggctggggagatggctcaacagttaggagCCCTGGTGCACTTagagaggacccgagttcaagaTAAATGGTGACTCTCATCCACCTGTGACTCAAGGAATCCAATACCCTTTTCTGCCTCCAGGGAGACCAAGTAAGCTTGTGGTGCACAGATGTTCTCGAAGGAGGGAGGCAGACCaccatacaaaaataaaaaagcttttttttaaaaaaaaaaaaaaaagaaagaaattgagccAGCATAGTGGCAtttccctttaattccagcactcatgaggcagaggcaggtagatctttgggagcttgaggccagcctggtctacagagcaagttccagtacagccatggcttcacagagaaaccctttctttaaaagtatcagatatagtatttttttttttaattcaggttCTATGAAATTAACCTTAAAAGTAGGTctgtggccaggtgtggtggtgatcCCAGCATATCAGCGGTAAGAAGCCGGCCTGGtttcatagcaagttccaggccagcaggccAGGGCTAccgagtgagaccctgtccccctcAAAAAGGAGACCTATAAAAGAAgctcaaaataaatgaagtttCCTCGGTGGAAAAGACTGAAGACACATTGCTAAGCAACCTACTCGGGAAATAGAGGGAATGAATCCCTTATTTCACTGCATCTCTGTTCTTCAGACTCTATCCTTTGGGGAAAGATTTTCACCTGTGCCCCTTTTCTTGGTCAACAGGTTCTATGAAAATCTgccctcagctctctctctctctctctctctctctctctccagctgggaACAGCTGTGGTGGAGAAAcaccctcctcccccccctccccacatacTCCACATTCTTCTGCATCCACTTTTCCAGCTGCTTGGTGATACGCTGGTGTTTCCATTCGGTCATGTTGGCGACAATCACGCCCGGATTGAAAGAGCAGGTGCTGGGGCTGATGCCAAGGTCCTTGATGGCCTTCTTCCGGTAGTCCAGATAGCCCATGTACGTGTTCTGCAAAAGAGCAGGGTGGAGCCCTGCTTCTAGGAAACGGTTATGCTCTCAAAGCTGCCGTTCAGTGTCCCTGGGCTTCCTTCTGTGCCGCTGCCGGTTTCTTttggtgtgttttgttgttggaggcaggatctcactctgtcGCTCTGGCTGTCCCGGGACTGgacatgtagcccagactggcttcaaagctacaacagagacccgcctacctctgcctctccagtgctgggcttacaggcacgtgccaccgTGCCCAGggtgtttttacattttttttttgtttgtttgttttcttttttggtttttcaagacagggtttctctgtggttttggagcctgtcctggaactagctcttgtagaccaggctggtctcaaactcacagagatacgcctgcctctgcctcccgagtgctgggattacaggcatgcgccaccaccgcccggctcccagcgtgtttttaaagttgtgtgtgtgcgcatgcgtgcacgTCACTGTGCGTGAGTGCACGACAGAGGCAGGCTTCCAGGGCAGTGCTTTTCACggctcccttttctgttttctcctcacttctgacctctgaaaaCGGAGTTCCCgcctctctccagcacctgttgctttcttttctgccaCCATTGGCAGCTCGGCCTGTTTGAGGGCGCTAaattccatctctccagcctcccaactACCACATCTGCCTAGTTGgggttgtatttttgttttgtttttgtttgtttttcgagacaggatttctctgctaacagtcctggctgtcctggaactcactttgaagaccaggctggcctggctctcagagatccgcctgcccgtGCGCCTGCCCCTGGCGTTGCCTTCTTCATGCTTAAGCAGCTCCAACAGCAGCATGTACCAAGTCCTGTTAAGCTGGCTCCATGCTACACGCCTGCCTCAGGGGATAGTGTTTCTGTCCTTCTTGGTATTGAGGCAGAAGCCCGGAGTCATTAGACCCGACGTAGCTCCTCCTCATCCAAATCAATCCTGTTTGTTCTAGCTTCAAGATCCCTCCTGACCCCAGCCAGTCCCAGTACTCAGTGTGGCCTTCCCATTCCTGCCCACAAGTGCCACTCATTGgtcccttttaaaaaatgattttacacacttgggaggcagaggcaggcggatctctgtgagtttgagaccagcctggtctacaagagctagttccaggacaggctccaaaaccacagagaaaccctgtcttgaaaaaccaaaaaaaaaaaaaaaaatgattttacagccgggcggtggtggtgcacacctttaatcccagcactcgggaggcagaggcagagacatgtatGCACCATGTGCGTTCCTGGTGCCCAAGGGAGCCAGAAGGGGCGTTGGTCTCCTGGCACTGGAGCTACATATAGTCgtgagcctctgtgtgggtactgggagcccAGGAACACAGCCTGTGGTGATAGCAACACAACAGCTATCATTTTAGAACATTCGCTGTGTCCCATTGCAGTGGACACTTGGCAGCATGCCCAgcagctcacacacacaacaggatAGTGTCCATGCCATGTTTCGGGTTAGGAAAGTGAGACTCAGTGGTTACAGAAACTGGCCCAAGTGCGTGGGAAAGAAGGGAGCCCTCACCCCCAGCCCCTGAAGTTCCTGCTGGCTTTGGATGGGGAGAGTGTGATCATCTTAAGTTGTGGAGGAGGAATAAAGGGCCTGCagcagaggagaaggggagggaggatgtCTACGAGAACATGCCCACCTGCAGCCCCACAAGCCGGTTGTTGTCTTGAGCGGAGGGCAAGTCACAGTCATCCGAGAAGGCTGCTGCGTGACCCAGAGCCAGGGTGGTGTCATACAGTTCCTGGATGTCACCTGCATTTGGAAGGACCCTAAATCAAAACAGCAAGTACCTTGGGGCAAGACGGAACCACAGCTTAACTCCTGGCTTCAATAGAACGAAGAGTACAGGTCCCTCTTTGCCCATGCGTGGCAGCGTTCTGAGGACAGCCCGTGCCCTCTGAGGAAGCCATGTGAAATGTCCAGGCAGGTGCTGGCCAGGTCTGTGGCTGGCAGTTTCTGATCTGACATGTGGATGAGAACAAACATAACGTGCACACGCAGCCACAGCCATGGCCAGGTGCCTTGGAGACACTGTATTCCTGTGTATTTCAGGGATGCGGAGAAGAGACTACCAAGGTAATCACTGTAGACTCGGCAATCAGAGCAGGGCCCTCAGCAAGCCACTCGATTATCCAGGGAGTATAAAATAGTCCCAGTTTTACAGCCATGCTGTATACGTGTTACAAAGTGAAGTCAGCTAGCTACGTGGGAAATGAAAAAAGTATGTCATGCTATATAGAACTGTGCCCTCCCAAGAGCTCTCGGCAGAGAGTGGGCGTACCTTGTACGATGACGTCATCGTCCAAATAGATGACTTTCTCGTGCTGACGGATGAGCAGAGGGAGATAAAACCGAACGAagttcagctgttaaaaacaagggaAACGGGTGGGCTGAGGCATGTCGTACCCAAGTCAGCTCTGGTTAGCCCTAGTGTGGACGGGAATACGCaggctgaagtgatggctcacCCAGGCTTTTAGAGCCTGACCCTCTGGGTTCTGGGggtgaggccaggctggcccagagAAGCTCTCCTAGATCCAGGCCCACTCTCTGAAGCAGTGACCACTTCCTGTTCAGGGACAGCTGCAGTGGGAGTCTCCAGTGCCCGCCAATCAACCTTTTAGGATCCggacttcctgctttctctaccTTGTCAATTAGATAACTCTCAACTAATTAGCCTTAAGATATTCTCTCCCCCCACCcgcttctcttcttctccctctcccccgcCTCCTTCTGCCcccttatatacacacacacacacacacacacacacacacacacaccaaactaaGCCTTTTAGCCTCTTGATCCAGAAAACAGAAACCTGAGTTCGTAGGGTTTTCCTTAGTGACGTTCCATTTTCGTTACCAGCTGACAATAGATCATATCACAGACAAGCCTTAGAATTTGATCAGAAAGGATGGATGTACATGAACTGCATACAGGGGGTGGCCAGTTTCTGCAGACTGCCCTCAGAACCTGCTTTGGactggaagcatgaggacctgggcttgatatGCACTTGGTACCCAGTACCCACATGCAGAGATGACTGTAGCACACTGGTcagaaccccagtgctgggggaggcAAGCTGGGGCTAGGAGAGAGGTGAGGAaccaggaggaggctggagaaaggCTTGCTGGGGTCCACTGGGCACGCaagcatgtaacacacacacacacactgctcttcgTGAAGGAGGGGGAGTCTTTGTGGGCGCTATTGGAAGAAAAATTAACCCCCACAACTAGGGAAAGCATGGGTGTCTCCTAAAATAATGTGGCCATCAACTGAGGCTCATAGCTGTCACACAGCTGGCTTTCCTTGGCCTTTGGAAGAGTAAGAGCTAACTGATGATTCGGTACAGAGGATATAGCAAGGAAGTGCTTGGAACACTTTTGCCGGCCTCGCTCCCTGgcccaccgccaccgccacccccaatcctcttcacacacacaaatgtagttTCTTTTATCATGCTTATATAAACCATCTTAAATCCTCCCCGGAGCAGGTGGCTGCTAAGTTATAAATAAGCAAAGCTTTGTGGGGCTCTAGCACTCGTGAGTCTGAAACATCTTATGTACGCACCAGATGGTGCGCTGGCAGGTTTGGTCAACATGACACACGCTAGAGTCAGGGAGGAAGGAGCCACAGTTCCGGGAAATGCCTCCACGAGACGCGGCTATAGGGCATTTCTTAGTCAGTGATAAATGGGGAgggccagcccattgtgggtggtgccatccctgggctggtagtcctgggttctgtaagaaagcgggttgagcaagccatggggagcaagccagtaagcagccccccttccatggcctctgcatcaggccctgcctccaggttcctgccctgtctgagttccttcCGTGACCAGTGCTGTAGAAGTGTAAACTGAACGAACAAAGCCTTTCCTCCCGACTTGCTTTTTGGTCCTGGTTTCTCTCTGCGGACCCTAAGACAGAGGGCCGGGGCTCTACGGTATAGGTGAACTCAGGACTGTCCCCACCGTGTGTATGGCTCTTACTCACAGGCTGGAGCAGCTCAGGCCTCGATGAGTCTGGTCTAATCTTCCCCTTGAGGACTATAGGGTTGAACTCCACAATTTTGAAGTTTATTTCTCTCAGTTTAGAATGTTCGATCCATTTTCTAGAGAGATGACCAAAAACCTCTAGTACACACGTCCAATCTTTCCTTGATTTAATTTGCATGCCAACCCGGGGGCTAGTCTGCTGTGGCCCTCGGAAGTTAAAACAGTGTCTGCAAACAGCTTTCACGCTGTAAATCCTTCCCATTGCTTCTCCATCTGGTCTAGCTTCCAGTcgcccccttccccaccccccatctcATAACTCTGCCAAGGAAATTAACAAGACAGTAATAGCCAAGTAtatccccacacacacatcagaaattCGCCTGGGGAAACTGGAGGAACAAGACATGTCCCTTCCCTTATCCAGCAGCCCCTGTACCCGCCAGACTGACAGCCACATGTTACCGCTGAGAGACAGGCAGCACATGCCGTGCTAACACGTGTAGCTGTCTGGCTGTTGTCATGTTCCCGGCTCTGctcacccttcttccttccctccacccactcccccccccatcaCTCAGCCTTACAGGGCGTATCTCTCTCATCGGATTCATTAGGAGAATATAATGGCAGAAATAATCTCAAAACAGACTTGGCAACGACCCAAGCCACAGACGGCAACATTTGCTGTTGATCACAAATTGGCGGAAGAGGCCTGAGCGTTGGGAGCTCAGCTGCAGAACTCTTGCCGCTGTCGGTGGGAACGTGGCAGTAGCCAGGGAAGTATATTTGCTTGTGGAGATTTTCCTGAGATGCGCAGTGGGTCCCTATGCTCTACTCTTGTGTTCTGCTTCCACGAGAACTGGTttgaaaaatatgtaaacatgggggaggaggaaggcccaccagccaggagctgggagccGGCCCACTTTGTTGACCGTTTGTGTCTATGAGTTGTGTGACCTGTTCCTTTTTTGGCTGGCTGGTTTGTTTAGCTTGGAGAATGTCTCACTGCGCAGCCCAGTCTGGTCTCTAATTTCCCACCCTTGTTCCTCAGCCTCGAGCACTAGGAGGACAGTGTTGGCTCTTGGTGACTGTGTTGTTTAAGGATCTGGGNNNNNNNNNNNNNNNNNNNNNNNNNNNNNNNNNNNNNNNNNNNNNNNNNNNNNNNNNNNNNNNNNNNNNNNNNNNNNNNNNNNNNNNNNNNNNNNNNNNNNNNNNNNNNNNNNNNNNNNNNNNNNNNNNNNNNNNNNNNNNNNNNNNNNNNNNNNNNNNNNNNNNNNNNNNNNNNNNNNNNNNNNNNNNNNNNNNNNNNNNNNNNNNNNNNNNNNNNNNNNNNNNNNNNNNNNNNNNNNNNNNNNNNNNNNNNNNNNNNNNNNNNNNNNNNNNNNNNNNNNNNNNNNNNNNNNNNNNNNNNNNNNNNNNNNNNNNNNNNNNNNNNNNNNNNNNNNNNNNNNNNNNNNNNNNNNNNNNNNNNNNNNNNNNNNNNNNNNNNNNNNNNNNNNNNNNNNNNNNNNNNNNNNNNNNNNNNNNNNNNNNNNNNNNNNNNNNNNNNNNNNNNNNNNNNNNNNNNNNNNNNNNNNNNNNNNNNNNNNNNNNNNNNNNNNNNNNNNNNNNNNNNNNNNNNNNNNNNNNNNNNNNNNNNNNNNNNNNNNNNNNNNNNNNNNNNNNNNNNNNNNNNNNNNNNNNNNNNNNNNNNNNNNNNNNNNNNNNNNNNNNNNNNNNNNNNNNNNNNNNNNNNNNNNNNNNNNNNNNNNNNNNAACTAAGTTCAAAGTTATAGTATGACCTATAAAGTTATATCGCTGTAAGTTTGTAGTTCAGCCATTACAGATCAAGTGTGATTCAGTGGTAGGGTCCGTGTTTAATCTGTGTGAGTCGTGGAGTAAATCTCTGGCCTCTTCCCCTAAACTAGCTAGTGAGGGTTGTGCAAATATTTTCCCAGGTtaggaaaagagggaaaatggaaagaacacttgttctctcctcctccGCTGGGATGATCCAGGTCCTCACTCAGGCACTGAGATTGGCTGGTCTTCCCTTTGCCTTCCCCTGTAGCCCCCAGTGATCCTCCAGGCTCCACTGCCTCAGTAGAGGCTCGCAAGCCTTCCTCAGCCTGGCCAAGAACAAATACTTGAAAGATTTTCCAGTAAGCTTCTCCAGGACTGGGGTTCTTTAGTCCACCAGAGGGTTCACATCTGCAGAAGCAGCTGTTGTCTTATTTAATAATGAGGCCCCGCGGGCGTTTCCTCATCTAGAAATTCATTAGTCAAGTCACAAATAAGCCCAGGACTTCCTCTCAATAATGCTAATGATAGCTATCAatctagaagaagaaaagggaggaggagaaaggagagaaggtgaAGGTG from Microtus ochrogaster isolate Prairie Vole_2 chromosome 24, MicOch1.0, whole genome shotgun sequence includes the following:
- the Glt8d2 gene encoding glycosyltransferase 8 domain-containing protein 2; the protein is MRTAKRKPREEVCASQPTCVPFGAHLEVISGRAFWGGRLGFPATEGGLEETRALQSQRKRRWVWTAEALAWKQRIGLGTPGPLGISNGILEAAEAKFSSPCETSCNSNAPPCPGSGPGSRKPPSSPISHTCYCLAALCPTAQRHKSSSDGSETPEDMEEEIPVVICAAPGRMGATMAAINSIYSNTDANIVFYVVGLRNTLPRIRKWIEHSKLREINFKIVEFNPIVLKGKIRPDSSRPELLQPLNFVRFYLPLLIRQHEKVIYLDDDVIVQGDIQELYDTTLALGHAAAFSDDCDLPSAQDNNRLVGLQNTYMGYLDYRKKAIKDLGISPSTCSFNPGVIVANMTEWKHQRITKQLEKWMQKNVEENLYSSSLGGGVATSPMLIVFHGKYSTINPLWHIRHLGWNPDARYSEHFLQEAKLLHWNGRHKPWDFPSVHNDLWESWFVPDPAGIFKLNHNR